The Aneurinibacillus sp. REN35 genomic interval TCATACGGATTGGCATACGAATTGATTAAATCCCGCAGACTCACAATGACCGTGCGCCCCCATTCGGACTGGTTGTTAATAATGCCACTAAGCTCATCTCCCATGGTCACTTCTCCGGTAGGCTGCGCGGTAACAATCTCTTCCGCTGTATTTTTAGCGATAAGCACCCAACTGGAAAAGCGAATTTCGCGATTGCGGGCAAAGAAATCGACAGCTTCATTTAATACTTTCTGCTGTGTTAAGGTTCTGCCGAAAATGATGACCTTACTATGGAACCAGATGAGCTTACCGGATGTCTGGGCGCGCATGTTTTTTGTCGCTTCCATCAAAGTGTCCCCCGTCGCCCGTGTCGTATAGACTACCTCCCGTGATATCGCCGCATTCTTTTCTTTTGCAGGCTTAACGGACTGAATAGATAGAATGAACTTCTTATGCTTGGGGTCGTAATCTACACCCGTGATCATAACTACATTCAATTGATTCAATTCACGAATGGCAATGCCGCCCTCGGCCGTAGCACAGCCCTGTAGAACGGGGAGTAACAGAAGGAACAACAGGGCAAATATGTAACGCTTCTTCTGCATCATTATCCCCCCTCCCCTTTATGAGGTGGATTCGCCGGAACATCTGAACGCCTTACATCTTTTTTCTGGATATAATCCTGCCGCCATTTGCGCAGCGGATACGGCAGCACAAAAATTTCACTGCCCCATGTGCGCAGATGCATCGGTGCAATTGGAGACATGTAAGGAACACCGAATGTACGCAGTCCACACATGTGGATACCGAGTGCGACCAGCGCAATGGCAATACCGAACAATCCAAGACTCGCTGCAATCAGCATCATAGGGAAGCGCAGCAAGCGCGTCGTCATCGATAGATTAAACGCCGGTATGGTAAAGGAGGCAATCCCTGTGAATGCCACAACAATAACCATCGCCTGCGAGATAATCCCGGCCTCTACCGCTGCCTGTCCCACAACAAGCGCACCAACGATACTAACCGCAGAACCTACCGGACGTGGAAGCCGTACGCCGGCTTCCCGCAGCACTTCAAATGACACTTCCATAATCAGCGCTTCAATCAATGCAGGAAACGGCACACCGGCACGAGCTGAAATAACGGTTAACAGGAGCGGTGTCGGTATAAGTTCCTGATGGAATGTAGTTACTGCGATATAAAAGGCAGGTCCAAGCAGTGCAATCAGAAAGGTTAAGGTACGCAAAATACGGATCGCTGTTGAAAAATAGAAGCGTTGATAATAATCTTCGCTCGCCTGCATAAAATCGTAGAAGACGGAAGGAACGATCAGCACAAAGGGAGTTCCGTCAATAATAATCGCTACCCTTCCTTCAGAAAGTGCCGATGCGACCTTATCCGCGCGTTCCGTTGAGATAATTTGCGGAAATGGAGAATAGACACTATCCTCAATCAGTTCTTCTAACTGCGCACTCTCAAGCAATACATCAATGTCAACCATCTCAAGACGTTTGCGAACCGAGTTCAGTACATCTTCTTCCACCAAATCACGAATATACATGAAGACAACCATAGTCTGACTGCGCTTGCCCAACTTGATCATCTCTGATTTCAAATCCGGCGTACGCATGCGTTTTCTAATGAGTGCCGTGTTATTTTGCAGCTTCTCTGTAAAGCCTTCCCTTGGCCCACGCACCAACGGCTCCGCTTCCGGCTCCGAAATAGAGCGTGACGGATAACCAGGTGTTACAACAGCAATGGCATATTCCATATGATCAACAAAAACGATCGAACAGCCAGCCGTTATCATCTCCACCAGCTTCTTCAAATCATGAACAGGCATCATCTTTTGTGCTGTAATGACCTGATCTTCCACATGGCCAAAAAACGATTCCGGCCCCATCTGCAAAAGCGGATGAATGACATGGAGGTCAACGATCGTCTCGTTTACTAAATCATCAAGAAAAAGAACCGCTCCTTCTGGCAATCGTCCTTCTTCCTCTGTTTTGGCATGTGGAAACGTGAGGCGATGGGAAACAAATACGTCGACATCTTTGAATAACTCTGTTACACGCGCGACATTGACAGCCGTTAGTGGATCAATACCAATCTCTTCAAGGGGCCTGCTATCAATAGCATTTTCATTGCTGTTATCTTGTTCCTGTTCGGTTTCATGCATTGCTTTTGGACGCTTTGGTTTTTTAAATTCTCCCATTTTTATCACCCGCTTTATGTATGAATGACACGCACCACGTCGATAGCTTTTTTAGGTTGTGCAGGAATAGGTAAAATATACAACCTGCAACTTTTTGCACATTCATTGACAAATGTGTAAAGGTTCTTCATAATAAGATTCAAGTTTGAAGCCGTTATAATACGTAATGTGTTGATGAGGACCAGTACGGCAGGAGCCTGCGTTCAGAGAGCAAATCATTTGCTGTGAGATTTGCCGCATGGTTTGTCGGAACCCGCCTCGGAGCGCCAGGGATGAACCTGGCCAGGGTCCTCTCCCTGTTATCAATGAGGCCAAGCGGACATGTGCATGTATGCTCATGTCAACAAAGGTGGTACCGCGGAAGCTAAGCTTTTCGTCCTTTTTATTATGGATGAGAAGCTTTTTTTATTTAGAAGATCAACAACAATACCAAAGGAGCAGAGGTGGTTTAATAAGATGGATACCAAAAGAAAACACCGAATCGTGGTGAAAATCGGCAGTAGTTCGTTAACCAATCCGACGGGAGGACTGTCCCGTGAAAAGCTTGAAGAGCATGTGGCTGCGCTTGCTGCGCTAAAAAAAGCGGGACACGAAGTGATCCTCGTATCCTCAGGCGCCGTAGCAGCCGGATTTACGACACTTGGGTATCCATCCCGCCCCGTTACGCTCGAAGGAAAGCAAGCGGCCGCAGCTGTTGGGCAAGGGTTGTTAATCCAGGCTTATAATGATGCACTGCGTGCACAGCAGCTAAACGGAGCGCAAATTCTGCTTACACGTGATGATTTCTCCAAGCGCAATCGCTACCACAATGCTCAACGCGCACTTAATGAATTGCTGAAGCGTGGGACGATTCCTATTATTAATGAAAATGACTGCGTAGCCGTTGATGAGCTGACATTCGGCGACAATGATATGCTGTCCGCCCTGGTGGCGGGATTCTTACGCGCTGATGATCTGATTATCCTAACGGATACAGATGGGCTGTATGATGCTGATCCACGTACCAATCCACATGCGAAAAAGTTCACGCTGATCGAAGACATCACCCCGGAAATCGAGGCGTTGGCAGGGGATGCCGGAAGCAGCGTCGGCACTGGCGGAATGCGCTCGAAGATTCATGCAGCCAAATTCGCTCTCTCGCTCGGCATCGATATTTTCATCGGAACCGGCACTGGAGCTGATAAACTGTTGGATATTCTTACGGGCAAGGGGGAAGGAACATATTTCCGCAATCAGATGAAGGCGCCTCTTAAGTCTCATAAACAATGGATTGCCTTCCATGCGGAAAGCGACGGAAAAATCGAAGTCGATCAAGGGGCAGCACAAGCGCTGCTCTATGAAGGCAAAAGTCTCCTTCCGTCAGGCATTACGGCTGTCACAGGAGAATTCACCTGCGGGCAGGTTGTAAAGATCGTGGATACACAGGGCAATCTCTTAGGTAAAGGCGAAGTCAATTATTCCGCTGAGCAATTAGAACAGGTAAAAGGAGAATCGACCACATTCTCTAAAGAGAAGCTCGGTATCCACCGGGTAGAGGTCGTGCACCGTGACAATTGGGTAACATTGTATATTGAAGATACAGCGAAACAAAAATATAAGGAGGAGATTATGCAATGACTTTACTAGATAAAGCAGCAGCAGCTAAAAAAGCGGCGGCACAGATGGTGACGCTGACGACCGAGGAAAAGAACGAAGCGCTGCGCGTGATGGCGGATGCGCTTGAGGATAACATTGCAGACATTCTCAAATCCAATCAAAAAGATGTGGAAGCAGCAAAAAAAGCAGGGGTTACCGATGCATTGATTGATCGCCTTGCGCTTTCAGAATCACGCATTCGTGACATGGCACAGGGACTGCGCGACGTCGTTCACCTTGAAGATCCAATCGGCGAAGTGCTCGAAGCATGGGATCGCCCAAATGGTCTTCATATTACGAAAGTGCGTGTTCCACTTGGTGTCATTGGCATGATTTATGAAGCGCGCCCGAACGTTACGGTCGATGCAACGGGTCTCTGTTTGAAAGCCGGCAATGCCGTTGTGCTGCGTGGAAGTTCTTCTGCCCTTCACTCCAATCAGAAGCTTGTCAAAGTATTGCGCGAGGCGCTGCGCACAACAAAGATCACAGAAGAAGCCGTGCAGCTCCTTGAAGAAGGGTCGCGCGATGAAGTCAATGCGATGCTGAAATTGAATGAATATCTCGACGTCCTCATTCCGCGAGGCGGAGCCGGGTTGAT includes:
- a CDS encoding spore germination protein, which gives rise to MGEFKKPKRPKAMHETEQEQDNSNENAIDSRPLEEIGIDPLTAVNVARVTELFKDVDVFVSHRLTFPHAKTEEEGRLPEGAVLFLDDLVNETIVDLHVIHPLLQMGPESFFGHVEDQVITAQKMMPVHDLKKLVEMITAGCSIVFVDHMEYAIAVVTPGYPSRSISEPEAEPLVRGPREGFTEKLQNNTALIRKRMRTPDLKSEMIKLGKRSQTMVVFMYIRDLVEEDVLNSVRKRLEMVDIDVLLESAQLEELIEDSVYSPFPQIISTERADKVASALSEGRVAIIIDGTPFVLIVPSVFYDFMQASEDYYQRFYFSTAIRILRTLTFLIALLGPAFYIAVTTFHQELIPTPLLLTVISARAGVPFPALIEALIMEVSFEVLREAGVRLPRPVGSAVSIVGALVVGQAAVEAGIISQAMVIVVAFTGIASFTIPAFNLSMTTRLLRFPMMLIAASLGLFGIAIALVALGIHMCGLRTFGVPYMSPIAPMHLRTWGSEIFVLPYPLRKWRQDYIQKKDVRRSDVPANPPHKGEGG
- the proB gene encoding glutamate 5-kinase, with protein sequence MDTKRKHRIVVKIGSSSLTNPTGGLSREKLEEHVAALAALKKAGHEVILVSSGAVAAGFTTLGYPSRPVTLEGKQAAAAVGQGLLIQAYNDALRAQQLNGAQILLTRDDFSKRNRYHNAQRALNELLKRGTIPIINENDCVAVDELTFGDNDMLSALVAGFLRADDLIILTDTDGLYDADPRTNPHAKKFTLIEDITPEIEALAGDAGSSVGTGGMRSKIHAAKFALSLGIDIFIGTGTGADKLLDILTGKGEGTYFRNQMKAPLKSHKQWIAFHAESDGKIEVDQGAAQALLYEGKSLLPSGITAVTGEFTCGQVVKIVDTQGNLLGKGEVNYSAEQLEQVKGESTTFSKEKLGIHRVEVVHRDNWVTLYIEDTAKQKYKEEIMQ